The following coding sequences are from one Rathayibacter sp. VKM Ac-2760 window:
- the ndk gene encoding nucleoside-diphosphate kinase, translated as MAIQETLVLVKPDGVARNLTGEILRRIEAKGYSLVDIKLVEADRELLAAHYAEHEGKPFYEPLVEFMESGPVVALRIAGDRVIEGFRALAGTTDPTTAAPGTIRGDLGRDWGLKVQQNLVHGSDGVESAERELALWFA; from the coding sequence ATGGCCATCCAGGAGACCCTCGTCCTCGTCAAGCCCGACGGCGTCGCCCGCAACCTCACCGGCGAGATCCTCCGCCGCATCGAGGCGAAGGGCTACTCGCTCGTCGACATCAAGCTCGTCGAAGCCGACCGCGAGCTGCTCGCCGCCCACTACGCCGAGCACGAGGGCAAGCCGTTCTACGAGCCCCTCGTCGAGTTCATGGAGAGCGGCCCCGTCGTCGCCCTCCGCATCGCCGGTGACCGCGTCATCGAGGGCTTCCGCGCCCTCGCCGGCACCACCGACCCCACCACCGCCGCCCCCGGCACCATCCGCGGCGACCTCGGCCGAGACTGGGGCCTCAAGGTCCAGCAGAACCTCGTCCACGGCTCCGACGGTGTTGAATCCGCGGAGCGCGAGCTCGCGCTCTGGTTCGCCTGA
- a CDS encoding DUF4031 domain-containing protein: MAILLDAARWPAHGTLWAHLVSDSSLEELHAFARRAGLPERGFDLDHYDVPAERRQELLAAGAVAVGSRELVERLRASGLRVKGRDRETERARRRLSPGTGPS, from the coding sequence ATGGCGATCCTCCTCGACGCGGCGCGGTGGCCCGCGCACGGCACCCTCTGGGCGCACCTCGTCAGCGACAGCTCGCTGGAGGAGCTGCACGCGTTCGCGCGTCGCGCCGGGCTCCCGGAGCGCGGCTTCGATCTGGACCACTACGACGTCCCGGCGGAGCGCCGCCAGGAGCTGCTCGCCGCGGGCGCGGTGGCGGTGGGCAGCCGCGAGCTGGTCGAGCGGCTGCGCGCGAGCGGACTCCGCGTGAAGGGCCGTGATCGCGAGACGGAGCGGGCCCGGCGCCGGCTCTCGCCGGGCACCGGGCCCTCCTGA
- a CDS encoding folylpolyglutamate synthase/dihydrofolate synthase family protein, with translation MTDKDRYSEEDARLAREAADAVYASLLKRLGEASPRPRLAPTRRAVDYMGDPQRAYPVIQIAGTNGKTSTSRMIESLLRAHGLRVGLFTSPHLERFNERIVIDGEPISDLSLATNWIDVEPYLTMTDAELVGQGESPLSFFEALTVLAYAAFADAPVDVAVIEVGMGGEWDSTNVADAQVAVFTPIALDHTRQLGATIEEIARTKSGIVKPAAAVVSAKQTSEAEAVLRQAAELTESTIVFEGADFDVESTTVAVGGQLVSVRGLVTRYEQLLLPFFGDHQAENAAVAIAAVETFLGGGTQELTGNVLDEGFAAATSPGRLQIVGQSPRTVVDAAHNPHGAASLAAAIGRYFDFDRVTAVIGVLAEKDAEGILRALMPVVDELIVTTAPSDRGVPAEELAALARTVFPAESVRVADDPDGALTAGRLLAARTDKGALLVTGSITLVGRTITVARDENWLGA, from the coding sequence ATGACTGACAAGGACCGCTACTCCGAGGAGGACGCCCGGCTCGCGCGCGAGGCGGCCGACGCCGTCTACGCGAGCCTGCTGAAGCGGCTCGGCGAGGCGAGCCCCCGCCCGCGACTCGCGCCGACCCGGCGGGCCGTCGACTACATGGGCGACCCGCAGCGGGCCTACCCCGTGATCCAGATCGCCGGCACCAACGGCAAGACGTCGACCAGCCGGATGATCGAGAGCCTGCTCCGCGCCCACGGGCTGCGGGTCGGCCTCTTCACCAGCCCGCACCTCGAGCGCTTCAACGAGCGCATCGTCATCGACGGCGAGCCGATCTCCGACCTGAGCCTCGCTACGAACTGGATCGACGTCGAGCCCTACCTCACGATGACGGACGCCGAGCTCGTCGGGCAGGGCGAGAGCCCGCTCTCGTTCTTCGAGGCGCTCACCGTGCTGGCGTACGCGGCCTTCGCGGACGCTCCGGTCGACGTCGCGGTCATCGAGGTCGGCATGGGCGGCGAGTGGGACTCGACGAACGTCGCAGACGCGCAGGTCGCCGTCTTCACGCCGATCGCGCTCGACCACACCCGGCAGCTCGGCGCGACGATCGAGGAGATCGCCCGCACCAAGTCCGGCATCGTGAAGCCCGCGGCCGCCGTGGTGTCGGCGAAGCAGACGAGCGAGGCGGAGGCGGTGCTGCGACAGGCGGCCGAGCTGACCGAGTCGACGATCGTGTTCGAGGGCGCCGACTTCGACGTCGAGTCGACGACCGTCGCGGTCGGCGGCCAGCTCGTCTCCGTCCGTGGTCTCGTCACCCGCTACGAGCAGCTGCTGCTGCCGTTCTTCGGCGATCACCAGGCCGAGAACGCGGCGGTCGCGATCGCCGCGGTCGAGACGTTCCTCGGCGGCGGCACGCAGGAGCTGACCGGGAACGTCCTCGACGAGGGCTTCGCCGCGGCGACCTCGCCCGGCCGCCTCCAGATCGTCGGCCAGTCGCCGCGCACGGTCGTCGACGCCGCGCACAACCCGCACGGCGCCGCCTCCCTCGCCGCGGCGATCGGGCGCTACTTCGACTTCGACCGCGTCACCGCGGTCATCGGCGTCCTCGCCGAGAAGGACGCGGAGGGCATCCTGCGCGCGCTGATGCCGGTCGTCGACGAGCTGATCGTCACCACCGCGCCGAGCGACCGCGGAGTCCCGGCCGAGGAGCTCGCCGCCCTCGCGCGGACCGTCTTCCCCGCGGAGTCGGTCCGCGTCGCGGACGACCCGGACGGCGCGCTCACCGCGGGCCGCCTCCTCGCCGCCCGCACGGACAAGGGCGCCCTGCTCGTCACCGGGTCGATCACCCTCGTCGGCCGGACGATCACCGTCGCCCGCGACGAGAACTGGCTCGGCGCGTGA
- the rplU gene encoding 50S ribosomal protein L21, translated as MVYAVVRAGGRQEKVEVGTIVTMDRIKADENGTVQLAAVLLVDGDSITSDAAALEKVSVTAEVLEELRGPKIIIQKFKNKTGYKKRQGHRQDLTRVKVTGIK; from the coding sequence GTGGTTTACGCAGTTGTGCGCGCCGGTGGTCGGCAGGAGAAGGTCGAGGTCGGCACCATCGTGACGATGGACCGCATCAAGGCCGACGAGAACGGCACCGTGCAGCTGGCTGCCGTGCTCCTCGTCGACGGAGACTCCATCACCTCGGACGCCGCGGCGCTCGAGAAGGTGTCGGTCACGGCCGAGGTGCTCGAGGAGCTCCGCGGTCCGAAGATCATCATCCAGAAGTTCAAGAACAAGACCGGGTACAAGAAGCGCCAGGGGCACCGTCAGGACCTCACGCGCGTCAAGGTCACGGGCATCAAGTAG
- the ileS gene encoding isoleucine--tRNA ligase, with protein sequence MTYPLTPPTPRDAEAPREGSAFGRGVPASPRFPQIEEKVLAYWKADDTFQESIRAREGAEEWVFYDGPPFANGLPHYGHLLTGYAKDVFPRFQTMRGKQVHRRFGWDTHGLPAELEAERQLGITDKSQIEEMGVAAFNAAAKESVLRYTGEWQDYVTRQARWVDFDNDYKTLDPTFMESVIWAFKRLYDKGLAYEGHRVLPYCWRDQTPLSNHELRMDDDVYKMRQDQTVTVTFPLVGETAEALGLTAVRALAWTTTPWTLPTNAALAVGPDIEYAVVPAGPNGAADGKGEPEERELAAEYLLAIDQVSAYAKDLGYEDAAAALAAVSRTHRGSELEGISYDRLWDHYADTEVWGTQNAWRILVADYVTTSEGTGIVHQAPAYGEDDQKVCEAAGIPVIISVDDGGRFLPQISEVAGLQVFEANKPLTQLLKAGHRLLRQASYEHSYPHCWRCRNPLIYKAVSSWFVRVTAVRDRMEELNQEITWVPENVKDGQFGKWLSGARDWSISRNRYFGSPIPVWKSDDPDHPRIDVYGSLDELERDFGVRPQDLHRPYIDELTRPNPDDPTGRSTMRRISDVLDVWFDSGSMPFAQVHYPFENSDWFDSHNPADFIVEYIGQTRGWFYTLHVLSTALFDRPAFHNVVSHGIVLGNDGQKMSKSLRNYPDVAEVFDRDGSDAMRWFLMSSPVLRGGNLVVTEEGIREGVRQVLLPLWNTWYFFSLYANASGEGYEAARRTDSEDVLDRYLLAKTHDLIETVTGHLDSLDSTLAAAALRDFADVLTNWYVRRSRDRFWQGVDAEGRGTEAFDTLFTVLETVCRVAAPLLPLMTEEIWQGLTGGRSVHLADWPDAAEFPVDESLVHAMDAVRGISSTALSLRKQAGLRVRLPLARLTVVVADAAELAPFEAILRDELNVKEVSLVPLVESSAADYGVTSRLSVNARAAGPRLGKGVQTVIRAAKAGDWSETDGVVTAGGVELVEGEYELTLEVGGSGADDRAIALLPRGGFVLLDTATTPELEAEGLARDLIRAVQDARKAAGLDVSDRIELEIVLDEMSMAALEPHALWIAEETLATGFAFAALTTALEGGEGAITFGPAGTAIIRVEKVEASDD encoded by the coding sequence GTGACCTACCCCCTGACCCCGCCCACCCCCCGCGATGCCGAGGCGCCCCGCGAAGGCTCCGCCTTCGGCCGCGGCGTCCCCGCGTCGCCGCGCTTCCCGCAGATCGAGGAGAAGGTCCTCGCCTACTGGAAGGCCGACGACACCTTCCAGGAGTCGATCCGAGCCCGCGAGGGCGCCGAGGAGTGGGTCTTCTACGACGGCCCTCCCTTCGCCAACGGCCTGCCGCACTACGGCCACCTGCTGACCGGCTACGCCAAGGACGTCTTCCCCCGCTTCCAGACCATGCGCGGCAAGCAGGTGCACCGTCGCTTCGGCTGGGACACGCACGGCCTGCCCGCCGAGCTCGAGGCGGAGCGGCAGCTCGGCATCACCGACAAGTCGCAGATCGAGGAGATGGGCGTCGCCGCGTTCAACGCCGCGGCGAAGGAGTCGGTGCTGCGCTACACGGGGGAGTGGCAGGACTACGTCACCCGCCAGGCGCGCTGGGTCGACTTCGACAACGACTACAAGACGCTCGACCCCACCTTCATGGAGTCGGTCATCTGGGCCTTCAAGCGCCTGTACGACAAGGGTCTCGCTTACGAGGGCCACCGCGTCCTGCCCTACTGCTGGCGCGACCAGACACCGCTCTCGAACCACGAGCTGCGGATGGACGACGACGTCTACAAGATGCGCCAGGACCAGACGGTCACGGTCACCTTCCCGCTCGTCGGCGAGACGGCGGAGGCGCTCGGCCTCACCGCGGTGCGCGCTCTCGCCTGGACGACGACGCCGTGGACCCTGCCCACCAACGCCGCCCTCGCGGTCGGCCCGGACATCGAGTACGCGGTCGTCCCGGCCGGGCCGAACGGCGCCGCCGACGGCAAGGGCGAGCCGGAGGAGCGCGAGCTCGCCGCCGAGTACCTCCTCGCCATCGACCAGGTCAGCGCCTACGCCAAGGATCTCGGCTACGAGGACGCCGCCGCCGCTCTGGCTGCTGTCTCGCGCACGCACCGCGGCAGCGAGCTCGAGGGCATCAGCTACGACCGCCTCTGGGACCACTACGCCGACACCGAGGTGTGGGGCACGCAGAACGCGTGGCGCATCCTCGTCGCCGACTACGTGACCACGAGCGAGGGCACCGGCATCGTGCACCAGGCCCCCGCCTACGGCGAGGACGACCAGAAGGTCTGCGAGGCGGCGGGCATCCCCGTCATCATCTCCGTCGACGACGGAGGCCGCTTCCTGCCGCAGATCAGCGAGGTCGCGGGGCTCCAGGTCTTCGAGGCCAACAAGCCGCTGACGCAGCTGCTCAAGGCCGGGCACCGGCTGCTCCGCCAGGCCAGCTACGAGCACAGCTACCCGCACTGCTGGCGCTGCCGCAACCCGCTGATCTACAAGGCCGTCTCCAGCTGGTTCGTCCGCGTCACCGCGGTCCGCGACCGGATGGAGGAGCTCAACCAGGAGATCACCTGGGTCCCGGAGAACGTCAAGGACGGCCAGTTCGGCAAGTGGCTCTCCGGTGCGCGCGACTGGTCGATCAGCCGCAACCGCTACTTCGGCTCGCCCATCCCGGTCTGGAAGAGCGACGACCCCGACCACCCGCGCATCGACGTCTACGGCTCGCTCGACGAGCTCGAGCGCGACTTCGGCGTGCGTCCGCAGGACCTGCACCGCCCGTACATCGACGAGCTCACCCGCCCGAACCCCGACGACCCGACAGGCCGCTCGACGATGCGCCGCATCAGCGACGTCCTCGACGTCTGGTTCGACTCCGGCTCGATGCCGTTCGCGCAGGTGCACTACCCGTTCGAGAACTCCGACTGGTTCGACTCGCACAACCCGGCCGACTTCATCGTCGAGTACATCGGGCAGACCCGCGGCTGGTTCTACACGCTGCACGTGCTCTCGACCGCGCTCTTCGACCGGCCGGCCTTCCACAACGTCGTCAGCCACGGCATCGTGCTCGGCAACGACGGGCAGAAGATGTCGAAGTCGCTGCGCAACTACCCGGACGTCGCCGAGGTCTTCGACCGCGACGGCTCCGACGCGATGCGCTGGTTCCTGATGTCGAGCCCGGTGCTGCGCGGCGGCAACCTCGTCGTCACCGAGGAGGGCATCCGCGAGGGCGTGCGCCAGGTGCTGCTGCCGCTCTGGAACACCTGGTACTTCTTCTCGCTCTACGCCAACGCCTCCGGCGAGGGCTACGAGGCCGCGCGCCGCACCGACTCCGAGGACGTGCTCGACCGCTACCTGCTGGCCAAGACGCACGACCTGATCGAGACGGTCACCGGCCACCTCGACTCGCTCGACTCGACCCTCGCCGCGGCGGCGCTGCGCGACTTCGCCGACGTGCTGACCAACTGGTACGTCCGCCGCTCGCGCGATCGCTTCTGGCAGGGCGTCGACGCCGAGGGCCGCGGCACGGAGGCGTTCGACACGCTCTTCACCGTGCTCGAGACCGTCTGCCGGGTCGCGGCACCGCTGCTCCCGCTGATGACCGAGGAGATCTGGCAGGGCCTCACCGGCGGGCGGAGCGTGCACCTGGCCGACTGGCCCGACGCCGCCGAGTTCCCGGTCGACGAGTCGCTCGTGCACGCGATGGACGCCGTCCGCGGCATCTCCTCCACGGCGCTGTCGCTGCGCAAGCAGGCCGGCCTCCGCGTCCGCCTGCCGCTCGCGCGCCTCACCGTGGTCGTCGCCGACGCCGCCGAGCTGGCGCCGTTCGAGGCCATCCTGCGCGACGAGCTGAACGTCAAGGAGGTGTCGCTGGTCCCGCTGGTCGAGTCGAGCGCCGCCGACTACGGGGTCACGTCGCGCCTCTCCGTCAACGCCCGGGCCGCGGGCCCTCGCCTCGGCAAGGGCGTGCAGACCGTGATCAGGGCGGCGAAGGCCGGCGACTGGAGCGAGACCGACGGCGTCGTCACCGCGGGCGGCGTCGAGCTGGTCGAGGGCGAGTACGAGCTGACCCTCGAGGTCGGCGGCTCCGGAGCCGACGACCGCGCGATCGCGCTGCTGCCCCGCGGCGGCTTCGTGCTGCTCGACACGGCGACGACTCCGGAGCTCGAGGCCGAGGGCCTGGCCCGCGACCTGATCCGCGCCGTGCAGGACGCCCGCAAGGCGGCCGGGCTCGACGTCAGCGACCGGATCGAGCTCGAGATCGTCCTCGACGAGATGAGCATGGCGGCCCTCGAGCCGCACGCGCTCTGGATCGCCGAGGAGACCCTCGCGACCGGCTTCGCCTTCGCCGCGCTCACCACGGCGCTGGAGGGCGGCGAGGGTGCGATCACCTTCGGGCCCGCCGGCACCGCCATCATCCGCGTCGAGAAGGTGGAGGCCTCCGATGACTGA
- a CDS encoding TetR/AcrR family transcriptional regulator: MARGTGRGRPRASSRSMLEDAALDLFVEQSYAGTTVEQIAQRAGVSRNTFFNYFASKSDVFWVLVDDRLAELPAALEATSPDVSTMDALRGALLSVGAGFGPSSVPWALTQTELIGSVHELQASALSRLARQAAIVAEFVRLRAGRPLPAHVAHAIAYASVGAAVAAVQAWAAAGPTRGELVPYLDEALTPVCRGFAPVVG; the protein is encoded by the coding sequence ATGGCGCGAGGCACGGGACGCGGACGGCCGCGGGCGTCCTCCCGCTCGATGCTCGAGGACGCCGCACTCGACCTCTTCGTCGAGCAGAGCTACGCCGGGACGACGGTGGAGCAGATCGCCCAACGCGCCGGCGTCTCGCGCAACACCTTCTTCAACTACTTCGCCTCGAAGAGCGACGTCTTCTGGGTGCTGGTCGACGACCGGCTCGCCGAGCTGCCGGCGGCGCTCGAAGCGACCTCGCCGGACGTCTCGACGATGGACGCTCTGCGCGGCGCGCTGCTCTCGGTCGGTGCGGGCTTTGGGCCGTCCAGCGTGCCGTGGGCGCTGACCCAGACCGAGCTGATCGGGAGCGTGCACGAGCTGCAGGCCTCGGCGCTCTCGCGGCTCGCGCGGCAGGCCGCGATCGTCGCGGAGTTCGTGCGCCTGCGCGCCGGGCGTCCGCTGCCCGCTCATGTGGCGCACGCGATCGCCTACGCGAGCGTCGGGGCGGCGGTCGCCGCAGTGCAGGCCTGGGCGGCGGCAGGTCCGACCCGCGGGGAGCTGGTGCCCTACCTCGACGAGGCGCTGACGCCGGTCTGCCGCGGTTTCGCGCCCGTCGTGGGCTGA
- a CDS encoding Rne/Rng family ribonuclease produces MVEDNSTSGSEPDRDEPRSGARKISRLFGGRRTNRRAGSSASATGETIIDTNETEQNGSDTIAAGTQTPDTTAEAAHTHAADTDTATAETPAEDTDESASTGAVFFDALPESPEASAEEEPAPRRPALPSPSLLFQAPVLPDYVELTPLPPRGAPLGVREERDEPAEEQGSVRRRSRRRSGESDRGGADDPENTVVRVRQPREQRETREPELITEPQRIKGSTRLEAKKQRRRDGRDAGRRRTVVTESEFLARREAVDRVMVVRSKQDSIRIGVLEDGVLAEHYVARSQEASLIGNVYLGRVQNVLPSMEAAFVDIGRGRNAVLYSGEVDWDAANNAGGPRRIELALKPGDRVLVQVTKDPIGHKGARLTSQISLPGRYLVYVPNGSMNGISRKLPDTERARLKKILKEVLPENVGVIVRTAAEGATEEQLTVDVERLTAQWTALSTKAATGQAPALLHSEPDLLIKIVRDVFNEDFEKMVIAGDDARETIELYLSQVAPDLLERVEVYTGEQDAFDEFRITEQIEKALERKVWLPSGGSLVIDRTEAMTVVDVNTGKFVGSGGNLEETVTKNNLEAAEEIVRQLRLRDIGGIIVVDFIDMVLESNRDLVLRRLVECLSRDRTKHQVAEVTSLGLVQMTRKKLGLGLLETFSENCEVCAGRGVIVQHDPVVKHRSTTAPQQERRRGGKPNEQSSNGRTGSSGQNGSGAQNGSGSQNGAKPVSTHAITDDAKNALAQIAASTIHPAAVRHAAEEAAALVDDATAAEAEAQAPERSTEQPAEQPGEQSEESRSDSSARRERPARGERRRRGRDREPRQDAPESTEQPEAQAPAQDSTPEPVETPVVPILDIPIPPAPVAERRVRSEVAEHLLDSVLDALPAPKQPGQGRAKSRRVTTAALTGVAVVPEQTPRRAQ; encoded by the coding sequence ATGGTGGAAGACAACAGCACGAGCGGATCCGAACCGGACCGCGACGAGCCCCGCAGCGGGGCCAGGAAGATCAGTCGCCTCTTCGGTGGCCGTCGGACGAACCGACGGGCCGGATCGAGCGCATCAGCGACAGGGGAAACGATCATCGACACGAACGAGACCGAGCAGAACGGGTCGGACACGATCGCCGCCGGCACGCAGACGCCCGACACCACCGCGGAGGCCGCGCACACGCACGCCGCGGACACCGACACCGCGACGGCGGAGACGCCGGCCGAGGACACGGACGAGTCGGCCTCCACCGGCGCCGTGTTCTTCGACGCCCTGCCGGAGTCGCCCGAGGCTTCCGCGGAGGAGGAGCCCGCTCCCCGCCGCCCGGCGCTGCCCAGTCCGTCGCTGCTCTTCCAGGCGCCGGTCCTGCCGGACTACGTCGAGCTCACTCCGCTGCCCCCGCGCGGTGCGCCCCTCGGTGTCCGCGAGGAGCGCGACGAGCCGGCGGAGGAGCAGGGCTCCGTCCGCCGACGCTCGCGACGCCGCAGCGGCGAGAGCGACCGCGGCGGTGCCGACGACCCCGAGAACACCGTCGTCCGCGTCCGTCAGCCGCGCGAGCAGCGAGAGACCCGCGAGCCCGAGCTGATCACCGAGCCGCAGCGCATCAAGGGCTCGACCCGCCTCGAGGCGAAGAAGCAGCGCCGTCGCGACGGCCGGGACGCCGGCCGCCGCCGCACGGTCGTCACCGAGTCCGAGTTCCTCGCCCGTCGCGAGGCCGTCGACCGCGTCATGGTCGTCCGCTCGAAGCAGGACAGCATCCGCATCGGCGTCCTCGAGGACGGCGTGCTCGCCGAGCACTACGTCGCCCGCTCACAGGAGGCGTCGCTCATCGGCAACGTCTACCTCGGCCGAGTGCAGAACGTCCTGCCCAGCATGGAGGCGGCCTTCGTCGACATCGGGCGCGGCCGCAACGCCGTGCTCTACTCCGGCGAGGTCGACTGGGACGCCGCGAACAACGCCGGCGGCCCGCGCCGCATCGAGCTGGCGCTCAAGCCCGGCGACCGCGTGCTCGTCCAGGTCACCAAGGACCCGATCGGCCACAAGGGCGCCCGCCTCACCAGCCAGATCTCCCTCCCGGGCCGCTACCTGGTCTACGTGCCGAACGGCTCGATGAACGGCATCTCGCGCAAGCTCCCGGACACGGAGCGCGCACGCCTGAAGAAGATCCTCAAGGAGGTGCTGCCGGAGAACGTGGGCGTCATCGTCCGCACCGCCGCAGAGGGCGCCACCGAGGAGCAGCTGACCGTCGACGTCGAGCGCCTCACCGCGCAGTGGACCGCGCTCAGCACCAAGGCCGCGACCGGCCAGGCGCCGGCGCTGCTGCACAGCGAGCCCGACCTGCTGATCAAGATCGTCCGCGACGTCTTCAACGAGGACTTCGAGAAGATGGTGATCGCCGGCGACGACGCCCGCGAGACGATCGAGCTCTACCTCAGCCAGGTCGCCCCCGACCTGCTCGAGCGCGTCGAGGTCTACACCGGCGAGCAGGACGCGTTCGACGAGTTCCGCATCACGGAGCAGATCGAGAAGGCCCTCGAGCGCAAGGTCTGGCTCCCCAGCGGCGGCTCGCTCGTGATCGACCGCACCGAGGCGATGACCGTCGTCGACGTGAACACCGGCAAGTTCGTCGGCTCCGGCGGCAACCTCGAGGAGACGGTCACCAAGAACAACCTCGAGGCCGCGGAGGAGATCGTCCGCCAGCTCCGGCTGCGCGACATCGGCGGCATCATCGTCGTCGACTTCATCGACATGGTCCTCGAGTCCAACCGCGACCTCGTGCTCCGACGCCTGGTCGAGTGCCTCAGCCGCGACCGGACGAAGCACCAGGTCGCCGAGGTCACCTCGCTCGGCCTCGTGCAGATGACCCGCAAGAAGCTCGGCCTCGGTCTCCTCGAGACCTTCAGCGAGAACTGCGAGGTCTGCGCGGGACGCGGCGTCATCGTGCAGCACGATCCGGTCGTCAAGCACCGCTCCACCACCGCTCCCCAGCAGGAGCGCCGCCGCGGCGGCAAGCCGAACGAGCAGTCCTCGAACGGCCGCACCGGCTCGAGCGGGCAGAACGGCTCCGGCGCGCAGAACGGCTCGGGCTCGCAGAACGGCGCCAAGCCGGTCAGCACGCACGCGATCACGGACGACGCGAAGAACGCGCTCGCTCAGATCGCCGCGAGCACGATCCACCCGGCCGCAGTCCGCCACGCCGCCGAGGAGGCGGCCGCCCTGGTCGACGACGCCACGGCGGCCGAGGCCGAGGCGCAGGCCCCGGAGCGGTCGACGGAGCAGCCCGCGGAGCAGCCCGGCGAGCAGTCGGAGGAGAGCCGCAGCGACTCCTCCGCTCGCCGGGAGCGCCCGGCCCGGGGCGAGCGCCGCCGCCGCGGTCGCGACCGCGAGCCGCGCCAGGACGCGCCGGAGTCGACCGAGCAGCCGGAGGCGCAGGCCCCCGCGCAGGACAGCACTCCCGAGCCGGTCGAGACGCCCGTGGTCCCGATCCTCGACATCCCCATCCCGCCCGCGCCCGTCGCCGAGCGCCGGGTCCGCAGCGAGGTCGCCGAGCACCTGCTCGACTCCGTCCTCGACGCGCTGCCCGCGCCGAAGCAGCCCGGCCAGGGCCGAGCGAAGAGCCGCCGCGTCACCACGGCCGCCCTCACCGGCGTCGCCGTCGTCCCCGAGCAGACGCCGCGCCGCGCACAGTAG
- a CDS encoding DUF4233 domain-containing protein, producing the protein MRAGRPRRTRTVRESLGSIVLGFESVIVFLATLVAFGLKAADPVVVLVGGAVVCLALVATLGLLDRPAGFRLGWVLQFVIVATGALVPVMFVIGAAFVALWAYCMVTGTKLDSQNRRAADGPTDPTPT; encoded by the coding sequence GTGAGGGCGGGCCGGCCGCGCCGCACCCGGACCGTCCGCGAGAGCCTCGGCTCGATCGTCCTCGGCTTCGAGTCGGTCATCGTCTTCCTCGCGACGCTCGTCGCCTTCGGGCTGAAGGCCGCCGATCCGGTGGTCGTCCTCGTCGGGGGAGCGGTGGTCTGCCTCGCCCTCGTCGCGACGCTCGGGCTGCTCGACCGGCCGGCCGGCTTCCGGCTCGGCTGGGTCCTCCAGTTCGTTATCGTGGCCACCGGTGCCCTGGTCCCGGTCATGTTCGTCATCGGCGCGGCCTTCGTCGCCCTGTGGGCGTACTGCATGGTCACCGGCACCAAGCTCGACTCCCAGAACCGCCGCGCGGCGGACGGGCCCACCGACCCCACCCCCACCTAA
- a CDS encoding vitamin K epoxide reductase family protein, whose protein sequence is MSSDTGVTSAPTQQRQADRERRPIAFAVLLVVLGVIGWIAAFALTLDKFASLSPGSEALGCDFSLLVQCSANLKSAQGAIFGFPNPLIGVAAWIAPIVVGAGLLAGARFDRWFWALFNLGFVFALGFVGWLIATSIFALGTLCPWCMLTWAVVIPGFWLVTLRNLREGVFPVPSGVSRFAAAAYGWTPFITLVCYLAIAVMAQVRLDVLSYL, encoded by the coding sequence GTGTCCAGCGATACCGGGGTGACGAGCGCCCCCACTCAGCAGCGTCAGGCCGACCGGGAGCGGCGGCCGATCGCATTCGCGGTGCTCCTCGTGGTTCTCGGAGTGATCGGCTGGATCGCCGCGTTCGCGCTCACGCTCGACAAGTTCGCGTCGCTCTCGCCGGGGTCGGAGGCGCTCGGCTGCGACTTCAGCCTGCTCGTCCAGTGCAGCGCGAACCTGAAGTCGGCGCAGGGCGCGATCTTCGGGTTCCCGAATCCGCTGATCGGCGTCGCCGCGTGGATCGCGCCGATCGTCGTCGGCGCCGGGCTGCTCGCGGGGGCGCGCTTCGACCGCTGGTTCTGGGCGCTGTTCAATCTGGGGTTCGTCTTCGCGCTCGGCTTCGTCGGCTGGCTGATCGCGACCAGCATCTTCGCGCTCGGCACGCTCTGCCCCTGGTGCATGCTCACCTGGGCCGTCGTGATCCCCGGCTTCTGGCTGGTGACCCTGCGCAACCTCCGCGAGGGCGTGTTCCCGGTCCCCTCCGGCGTCAGCCGCTTCGCCGCCGCCGCCTACGGCTGGACGCCGTTCATCACGCTGGTCTGCTACCTGGCGATCGCCGTGATGGCGCAGGTGCGCCTGGACGTGCTGTCCTACCTCTGA